A region of the Geomonas subterranea genome:
GGTAGCAGTGCCGCGCCCGCCCAAGGCGGCCCCGTGTTCCCACACGAGCGCATCACCCGGGACGACATCGAACCCTACTGCGAGCTGGTGGCGCCGCGTACGCTCCCTTACCTGGCCGACCGGCCGCTGACCCTGATCACCTGCCGTACCAACATCTACGCCTGCAAGTTCACCAAGCACGCCACCAACCTCCCATCGCCTTGCCGCGCTGAAGCAGGACCCCTGGCCGGAACTTCGAGCTGCGGCAAAAGTTGCCAGGTTAGAGAGCTTGACTTGCCCCCGCGGGCGGCGTTATACCTGTGCAATTCACTTTTCCCGGAGCATCCATGCCCGTTCGCTTCATCCACACCTCCGACGTACATCTCGGCAAGACCTACCGCGGCTCCGGCTGCGACGCCAAGCGCTACCAGGACTTCTTCTCCACCTTCGACGCCATCGTCGCCGATGCCGTGCGCGAACGGGTCGATTTCGTCCTGATCGGCGGCGACCTGTTCCATACCGGCCAGATCCTCCCTAAGACCTTCGCCAAGACCATCGAGATCCTGCAGCCCTTGAAGGACGCCGGCATCCCCTGTCTCGCCGTCGAGGGAAACCACGACTGGATCCACCGCCGCGACAGCGTCTCCTGGATGGAAGCGCTCTCGCAATTGGGCTACATCTCTTTGCTGCGCCCCGCCAGGAGTGCGGACGGCGGCTACCTCTTCGACCCCTTCGATCCCGAACAGGGGAGCGGCGGGCACATCGAGGTCAAGGGAGTCAACATCTACGGTCTCGGCTACATCGGCTCGCAGGCGGGGAACCACGTGCCGCGCATCTGCGACGCCATCGGCACCAGGCGCAACATTTTGCTCTTCCACGTCGGGGTCTGGACCTATTCGCCGGTCGAGATCGGCAACATAAAGCCCGAGGAGGCGCAGCCCCTGGCCGCATGTTTCGATTACGTCGCGCTCGGCCATGGCCATAAGCCCTACATCGTCAATGATGCCGACGGCCGCCCGTACGCGTTCAACCCCGGCTCGCCCGATTGCGTCAATTTCGGGGAAGAGCGCTACGACAAGGGGTATTACCTGGTGACGTTGGCGCCGGACGGCGCGGTCGCTCATGAATTCCGGCGCACCTCGCCGCGCCCGATGCTGGTTGTCACCGCGAACCTTGATGGCGCGGGCAATGCCGCGGATGCCCTGGAGCGGTTCAAAAGCCAGATGGCGGAGAAACTTGCCGC
Encoded here:
- a CDS encoding metallophosphoesterase family protein encodes the protein MPVRFIHTSDVHLGKTYRGSGCDAKRYQDFFSTFDAIVADAVRERVDFVLIGGDLFHTGQILPKTFAKTIEILQPLKDAGIPCLAVEGNHDWIHRRDSVSWMEALSQLGYISLLRPARSADGGYLFDPFDPEQGSGGHIEVKGVNIYGLGYIGSQAGNHVPRICDAIGTRRNILLFHVGVWTYSPVEIGNIKPEEAQPLAACFDYVALGHGHKPYIVNDADGRPYAFNPGSPDCVNFGEERYDKGYYLVTLAPDGAVAHEFRRTSPRPMLVVTANLDGAGNAADALERFKSQMAEKLAACGDERAPLVEVRLAGKVGFHPFELSRDRLRASLCEVCEPLHLEIKNHLSLVSGGGGEEKVKKSLAEIERDVLGELIGANSHYQGRVEELTRLSLALRDLVLKGDVEGEELLSLLSSGGDQCA